The Desulfuromonas sp. TF DNA segment TGTCCGGTACGATCGTTGGCTGCCTTTGAAAAGAGCGAATACCCCGACGATTGGCGGGAATTGATGCGACTTTTTATGGTGAGGCGCACCCGAAGCTTTATCCAGAATAATTACGCTGAAACCGACTCTGTCACCGGCCGGAAGTATCTGACTTTTCAGGACGGCTCACGCTCCTATTTCCCTTTGCGGCAACCCAGCACAGTCAAATTCAAGCTTGATGACAAGGATGCCGCCGATCAATACGCGCGACTCTTTGCTCCCGACGTGGTGGAGACTATAAATGTCCTGAGCCTGCCACGCTACGGTCTAGGCAACTACATTGCACCCTCGTCGCACGAACCCCCGACACCGGTCGAGGCCAAGCTGCTGCACGATCTTTCGCGGGCGGGAAAGCGGCTGATGGGCTTCTGTCGCACCAACCTCTTCAAGCGGTTGGAGAGTAGCGGCCAGGCATTTATCCTGTCGCTGGAACGGCATGTCCTGCGCAACTATGTGTTTATCCACGCCATCGAAAACGGTCTGCCTTTGCCCCTCGGCACTCTCGATGCCGGTTCTCTCGACACTGCGGTTTATGATGAAGACAACGATGACGTTTGCGTAACCGGGGAGCTGTTCGAGGACGACGACTCCGAAGCCTGCACCATTAAGCAACCATTTGCTCCCCGCACCGATGCCGAGTTTCGCCAGCGCGCCGCCGAGATCTATGGCGAGTATGCCGAGCACTACAAAAAGCGCTTCAAGTGGCTACGACCTTCGTTATTCGTCAAAACCCTGGCCAAGGATCTGGCCAACGATGCAACTGCCCTTTTGCTGGTGCTGAGTAAATGCGGGCTCTGGGACCCCGCTCGCGACGCCAAACTCGACGCCTTGCTGCAACTATTGGCGGACCGGCATGGCAGCGAAAAGGTCCTGATCTTCACCCAGTTTGCCGATACCGTCCACTACCTTGAGCGCGAACTCAGAGCGCGAGGCGTGTCGAGCGTTGCCGGGGCCAGCGGTACAACGGTCGATCCTTCGCTGCTCGCCTGGCGGTTCAGTCCGGTGAGCAATCACAAGCGAGATCGAATCTCCTCCCGGGAAGAGTTGCGCGTGCTTATCGCCACCGACGTGCTAAGCGAGGGGCAAAATCTCCAGGACTGTTCGGTGATCGTCAACTATGATCTCCCCTGGGCCATCATTCGCCTGATTCAGCGGGCGGGCCGTGTAGATCGTATTGGGCAGAAATCGGAAACCATCCTCTGCTATTCCTTTCTCCCGGCCGACGGCGTCGAACGCATCATCAAGCTGCGGTCCCGCGTCCGTCAGCGCCTCGAAGAAAACGCCGAAGTTGTCGGTACGGATGAAACCTTCTTTGAGGGAGATGGAGTAGACAAGACGGTCATCGATCTTTATCACGAGAAATCCGGCATTCTCGATGGCGAGGCCGACACCGAGGTCGATCTCTCCTCCTACGCCTGGCAAATCTGGAAGAACGCTATCACGGCCGACCCCTCGCTGCAGAAGATCGTTCCCGATTTGCCCGCTGTCGTCTATTCAACCAAGCAAACGAGTGCGGTCCAGAAGATATCTTCATCGCCGGAAGCTACCGACGGAGTTCTCGTCTACCTGCGCACGGCCGAAGGGAACGATTCCCTGGCATGGATCGATCCCCAGGGGCAAAGCGTCACCGAATCGCAGTTCGCCATTCTCAAGATGGCCGAGTGCTCCCCTGAAACCCCGGCTCAACCCCGGCAGGAGAACCACCACCAGCTGGTACAAAGGGGGGTTGAACAGATCGTGGCCGAGGAGAAGAGTGTCGGCGGTCAGCTTGGAAGGCCGTCAGGGGCACGGTTTCGCACCTACGAACGGCTGAAGCGATACGCAGAAGAGGTGAAGGGGACCCTGTTCGATACGCCGGGGCTGCACAAAACCATCGACGAAATCTATCGCTATCCGCTGCGGCAGAATGCCACGGACACCCTGAACCGGCAGTTGCGCAGTGGCATCGCCAATCAGGCCCTGGCCGAGTTGGCCATGGCCCTGCGCGAGGAAGACCGGCTCTGCATCGTGCATGAAGAAGAGCAGAGCTTTGAGCCGCGCATTATCTGCTCGCTGGGCCTGGTGCGAGGGGAGGCATAGGGATGGGGGAAGTCATTAAAATAGGGCAGCTCGATATTCAGCGGACCCGGGACCTGCTGCAGCGTTTCGATTTTCCGACACTCTTCATCGAGGAGCTCGGCTGGTCCCAGCCGGCCAGTCGGCAACCGATAACGCTCAATGTTGACGGGGCGAGTTTCACCGCCCGGCAGATTGCCCAACTCTCCGGGGTGGTGGTATTCGAAATAGCTGCCGCCGATGGCCGGATGCCCCAGGCCAAGACCCGTGCCGCCCTGCATAAAGAGATAGCCCGGCATCATCACGAAAACCTGCTGATCTTCGTTGACCAGGAGCGCACCAACAGTCTCTGGTACTGGGTCAAGCGGGAAGGGAACAAAAACTTTCCCCGCGAGCATCTCTACATCAAGGGGCAACCCGGCGATCTTTTTCTCAGCAAGCTTGGCGCGATGGTTGTCGATATTTCCGAACTCGACGCCAGTGGCGCCCTGCCGGTTACCGAGGTCGCTTCGCGGCTGAAAAAGGCCCTCGATGTCGAGCGGGTGACCAAGAAGTTCTATCGGGAGTTCCAAGAGCAGCATCTTGCCTTCATAGACCTGATCGAAGGGATCGCCGACGACCGGCAGCGCCGCTGGTATGCCTCGATCCTGCTCAACCGGCTGATGTTCATCTACTTCCTGCAAAAGAAGGGCTTCGTCGATCACGGCAATCTCGACTACCTGCAAGCCAGGCTCGCCCACAGCCGGCAGGTCTTCGGCCCGGATCGTTACTACCGCGCCTTCCTCTGGCCGCTCTTCTTCGAGGGATTCGCCAAGCCCGAGCAGGAGCGCAGCCCGGAGATTCGCCAACTTCTCGGCAATATCAAGTACCTCAATGGCGGCCTCTTCCTCCCGCATGCCGTCGAGCTGAAAAATCCCGATATCCGCATTTCGGACAAGGCTTTTGCCAACCTCCTTGGTCTCTTCGAACGATACTCGTGGAATCTCAACGACACTCCGGCCGGCAAGGACGACGAGATCAATCCCGATGTCCTCGGCTATATTTTCGAGAAGTACATCAATCAGAAAGCATTCGGCGCCTACTACACCCGGCCGGAGATTACCGAATATCTTTGCGAGCGTACCATCTATAAGCTGGTCCTCGATAAGATTAATTCTCCCGGTGTCCCCGGTGTTCTGGCGGCGCGGGAATACGACTCGATGGCCGAGCTGTTGCTGGACCTGGATGCGGAACTCTGCCGCGAACTCCTCCATAGAGTCCTGCCGGAACTGAGCCTGCTTGACCCGGCTTGCGGTTCGGGAGCGTTTCTGGTTGCGGCGATGAAGACGCTGATCAACCTCTATGCCGCAATCATCGGCAAGATCGAGTTCCTGAACGATCGGAACCTGACCGAATGGCTGCGCAAGGAAAAAGCCAGCCACAAGTCGATCAACTACTTCATCAAAAAGCGCATCATCACCGACAACCTCTATGGCGTCGATATCATGGAGGAAGCGACCGAGATCGCCAAGTTGCGGCTCTTCCTCGCTCTGGTTGCGGCGGCGCAGTCTATCGACGAACTCGAACCCCTCCCCAACATCGATTTCAACATCCTTGCCGGCAACTCGCTGATCGGCCTGCTGCACGTCGATCCGGCCAAGTTCGACACCCTCACCGCCGGGACGGGGAGTAAGCCCGGCGCGAAATCGGCCGAACCCATGGTCGCGGAGCCGGGTGGTTTCGACTTTGGCACAACCTCGGCCGCGTCCCGCAAGGATCTGCAAAGGGAGTTGCTGAATCAGCGAACCGCGGAAAAGTTCACCCGCCTGCTCGAAGAGAAGAACCGCCTCATCGACACCTTCCGCCACACCGCCGGTTATGTCGAAGACCTGCGCGCCATGCGCGATGCCATCGATGGGAAAAAACGGGAGGCGCTGGTAACCCTCAACAAACTATTGCTGGACGAGTTTGTCGCCTTGGATATCAAATTCGAGGAGGCGACCTGGGACCCGGCCAAAAACAAGGTAGGAAAGCCGAAGAAGCGGGCCTTGACGATTGCCGATATCGAAGCGCTCCACCCCTTTCACTGGGGTTACGAGTTCGACGAGATTCTCAATCGGCGCGGCGGCTTCGACGCCATCATCACCAACCCGCCGTGGGAGATTTTCAAGCCGCAGGCCAAAGAGTTCCTTGCCGAGCATTCCGATCTGGTCACCAAGAACAAGATGACCATCAAGGAGTTCGAAAAAGAACAGGCCAAGCTGATGAAGGATGCCGACATCCTAGCCGCCTGGATCGAATACCAGAGCCGTTTCCCCCATGTCAGCCTCTACTATCGCGGCTCCCGGCAGTACAAGAACCAGATTTCGATCGTCAATGGCAAGAAGGCCGGATCTGACATCAACCTCTACAAGCTCTTTACCGAGCAATGTTTTAATCTGCTGCGTCCCGGCGGGGAGTGCGGCATCGTCATCCCCAGCGGCATCTATACCGATCTCGGCACCAAACAGTTGCGCGAGATGCTCTTTGCCGAAACCGGGATCACCGGGCTCTTCTGTTTCGAGAACCGCAAAGAGATTTTCGAAGGGGTCGACAGTCGCTTCAAATTCGTCGTGCTGACCTTCGTAAAGGGGGGCGGAACCGTCAGCTTCCCGACGGCCTTCATGCGCCATGAGGTGGCGGAGCTCGAGCGGTTTCCGAAGGGGGGGGCGCTTGAAATTTCGGTGGCGTTGATCAAGCGGTTGTCGCCGGAAAGCCTTGGAATAATAGAATTTGAGAGTGAAAATG contains these protein-coding regions:
- a CDS encoding DNA methyltransferase; amino-acid sequence: MGEVIKIGQLDIQRTRDLLQRFDFPTLFIEELGWSQPASRQPITLNVDGASFTARQIAQLSGVVVFEIAAADGRMPQAKTRAALHKEIARHHHENLLIFVDQERTNSLWYWVKREGNKNFPREHLYIKGQPGDLFLSKLGAMVVDISELDASGALPVTEVASRLKKALDVERVTKKFYREFQEQHLAFIDLIEGIADDRQRRWYASILLNRLMFIYFLQKKGFVDHGNLDYLQARLAHSRQVFGPDRYYRAFLWPLFFEGFAKPEQERSPEIRQLLGNIKYLNGGLFLPHAVELKNPDIRISDKAFANLLGLFERYSWNLNDTPAGKDDEINPDVLGYIFEKYINQKAFGAYYTRPEITEYLCERTIYKLVLDKINSPGVPGVLAAREYDSMAELLLDLDAELCRELLHRVLPELSLLDPACGSGAFLVAAMKTLINLYAAIIGKIEFLNDRNLTEWLRKEKASHKSINYFIKKRIITDNLYGVDIMEEATEIAKLRLFLALVAAAQSIDELEPLPNIDFNILAGNSLIGLLHVDPAKFDTLTAGTGSKPGAKSAEPMVAEPGGFDFGTTSAASRKDLQRELLNQRTAEKFTRLLEEKNRLIDTFRHTAGYVEDLRAMRDAIDGKKREALVTLNKLLLDEFVALDIKFEEATWDPAKNKVGKPKKRALTIADIEALHPFHWGYEFDEILNRRGGFDAIITNPPWEIFKPQAKEFLAEHSDLVTKNKMTIKEFEKEQAKLMKDADILAAWIEYQSRFPHVSLYYRGSRQYKNQISIVNGKKAGSDINLYKLFTEQCFNLLRPGGECGIVIPSGIYTDLGTKQLREMLFAETGITGLFCFENRKEIFEGVDSRFKFVVLTFVKGGGTVSFPTAFMRHEVAELERFPKGGALEISVALIKRLSPESLGIIEFESENDLAIARKSGSFPLLGVHLEKAWNVSLQSEFHMTNDSYLFHAEFEKGMMPLYEGKNIHQYNHEFEKPRYWVWEKEARKAVLGRSADIGQRLDYQDYRLGCRKIARNTDERTLISTIIPPNFHAENFQSVHSFSNGSKRFLSHKNMLYLCAVWNSFTLDYQLRLRVTANVNFFYIYQLPVPRLTEKDPAFRPIVERAAHLICTTPEFDDLAREAGIGSHKQGVTDPVERARLRAELDGLVAHLYGLTEAEFAYILTTFPLVKDPVKIAAQNAYRDVERGLIQ
- a CDS encoding helicase-related protein, giving the protein MPRIFDNIDQKLLPALQETLKVADHADFCVGYFNLRGWKDLDSQIDEWSGGEGQCCRLLVGMQRPPQEELKSLFSVMGSDEGLDNQTALRLKKKLAEEFRDQLTYGTPTNEDENGLRSLARQIREGKVVVKLFLRHTLHAKLYLLFRPDPINPVIGYLGSSNLTFSGLSGQGELNIDVLDHDAALKLAKWFEDRWTDRWCLDISSELVQIIEESWAREDIVPPYHIYLKMAYHLAHEAREGLLQFRIPRDFGARLFEFQEAAVKIAAHHLNKRGGVLIGDVVGLGKTLMATALVRIFEDDHGLETLIICPKNLVPMWEDYREQYRMRAKILSISQATKELPHLRRYRLVLIDESHNLRNREGKRYRAIQEYIQENESKCIFLSATPYNKTYLDLSNQLRLFVPEDKDLNVRPERLLREVGEPEFIRCHQCPVRSLAAFEKSEYPDDWRELMRLFMVRRTRSFIQNNYAETDSVTGRKYLTFQDGSRSYFPLRQPSTVKFKLDDKDAADQYARLFAPDVVETINVLSLPRYGLGNYIAPSSHEPPTPVEAKLLHDLSRAGKRLMGFCRTNLFKRLESSGQAFILSLERHVLRNYVFIHAIENGLPLPLGTLDAGSLDTAVYDEDNDDVCVTGELFEDDDSEACTIKQPFAPRTDAEFRQRAAEIYGEYAEHYKKRFKWLRPSLFVKTLAKDLANDATALLLVLSKCGLWDPARDAKLDALLQLLADRHGSEKVLIFTQFADTVHYLERELRARGVSSVAGASGTTVDPSLLAWRFSPVSNHKRDRISSREELRVLIATDVLSEGQNLQDCSVIVNYDLPWAIIRLIQRAGRVDRIGQKSETILCYSFLPADGVERIIKLRSRVRQRLEENAEVVGTDETFFEGDGVDKTVIDLYHEKSGILDGEADTEVDLSSYAWQIWKNAITADPSLQKIVPDLPAVVYSTKQTSAVQKISSSPEATDGVLVYLRTAEGNDSLAWIDPQGQSVTESQFAILKMAECSPETPAQPRQENHHQLVQRGVEQIVAEEKSVGGQLGRPSGARFRTYERLKRYAEEVKGTLFDTPGLHKTIDEIYRYPLRQNATDTLNRQLRSGIANQALAELAMALREEDRLCIVHEEEQSFEPRIICSLGLVRGEA